The Pseudomonas allokribbensis genome has a window encoding:
- the rfbC gene encoding dTDP-4-dehydrorhamnose 3,5-epimerase — protein MSEFSLKQLPLAGLFSVQHKRFEDQRGHFARLFCEGSLSAFGAEFHIRQINHSCTREKGSVRGLHYQNANAPEAKLITCLRGEVWDVAVDLRPDSETFLHWHAEHLKAGDGRSLLIPAGFAHGFQTLTEDAELLYLHSADYAPEHEAGLSVNDPRLAIAWPLPVNNLSARDSSHPALDQHFAGVRL, from the coding sequence GTGAGCGAGTTTTCCTTGAAACAGTTGCCGCTGGCCGGGTTGTTCAGCGTCCAGCACAAGCGCTTCGAAGATCAGCGCGGGCACTTCGCCCGGCTGTTCTGCGAGGGCAGCCTGAGTGCGTTCGGCGCCGAGTTTCACATCCGCCAGATCAACCACTCCTGCACTCGCGAAAAGGGCAGTGTGCGCGGTTTGCATTACCAGAACGCCAACGCGCCGGAAGCCAAGTTGATCACCTGCCTGCGCGGTGAAGTGTGGGACGTGGCGGTGGACCTGCGCCCGGACTCCGAAACCTTCCTGCACTGGCACGCCGAGCACCTGAAGGCCGGCGACGGTCGCAGCCTGTTGATTCCGGCCGGCTTCGCCCATGGTTTCCAGACCCTCACCGAGGATGCCGAGCTGCTTTACCTGCACAGCGCCGATTACGCGCCGGAGCACGAGGCCGGCCTGTCGGTGAACGATCCACGGCTGGCGATTGCCTGGCCGTTGCCTGTCAATAATTTGTCAGCGCGTGATTCCAGCCATCCCGCGCTCGATCAACACTTTGCTGGAGTGCGTCTATGA
- a CDS encoding calcium-binding protein, translating into MSVVNGTSDVDYLMGTDGNDELYGLESDDQLIGSGGSDVLDGGEGFDTADYRVLSSAVNVEIGNDAWTVTGAEGKRDTLLNVEKVIGTSFNDTFTGNVAGVTLDGSWGDDVYIVGSEGVTIIEESYGGYDELRTSLNTIKMDPFIEKLTFTGTGDFKAYGSDTDNEIIGGAGNDWLWGGDGADHFVGGEGFDTVSYSDSLEGVRVSDWNNYDGLTIAYGDTFTDIEAIEGSKFDDLIYRFEGSMIIDGSDGYDTVSYQWNPGPVTIEIGSGINAVGDTFRNVEKIIGTNNADQFTANIGGVTLAGGGWNDVYFINSTGVTIEEVEGFMGGTDQVYTTLSVMHLDPFVENLTYTGTGDFTGYGNDTWNTIVGGSGNDVLFGGAKGDSFDGGDGIDVLSYGDSTVAMTLNWATREFSGIADGDTFQNIEIIRGSDFNDTFYANGMSWFFGLDGGQGQDLLSFKYAFMPMTIDLSGAAYKPLNSVPEYTGIELIEGSQYFDDFIGSAGNETFIGGGGGDSIDGRDGIDNVWYLTSASAVEINLQTGINLGGDAQGDTLTNVEGVMGSHFDDTLTGNEADNYLEGGRGSDLINGGDGNDVIYGGLVSDIGPFSLEGVADNAQADQLYGGAGDDVIVGAENDLGTNAFGEDGNDTVTVFNGSAIGGIGDDVLTGKGSTYSLFGGEGDDRLILNLAGQQASGGFANGGEGDDTYVVNTSGLVVIQDGGTSLNDTLILNTIANASQLNVTRIGDDAYLHSANDGSVGAPTSGVKLAGWYAGFNNIEHIQTADGQAYSLPAAADGFALFG; encoded by the coding sequence ATGTCAGTAGTAAATGGAACGAGTGATGTGGATTACCTGATGGGCACCGATGGTAATGACGAACTCTATGGACTGGAGTCGGATGACCAGTTGATCGGCAGTGGCGGATCGGACGTGCTGGATGGGGGCGAGGGGTTTGATACGGCGGACTATCGCGTGCTGTCTTCGGCAGTCAATGTCGAGATCGGCAATGACGCGTGGACTGTCACGGGCGCCGAGGGCAAGCGCGATACCTTGCTCAATGTCGAGAAAGTCATCGGTACATCTTTCAACGACACCTTCACTGGCAACGTTGCCGGTGTGACGCTGGACGGTAGCTGGGGTGACGATGTGTACATCGTCGGCAGCGAAGGCGTGACCATCATCGAAGAAAGCTACGGCGGTTACGACGAACTTCGCACCAGTCTCAACACCATCAAGATGGACCCCTTCATCGAGAAACTGACCTTCACCGGTACGGGTGATTTCAAGGCCTACGGCAGTGACACCGACAACGAGATCATCGGCGGTGCCGGCAACGACTGGCTGTGGGGCGGCGACGGGGCGGATCACTTCGTGGGTGGCGAAGGTTTCGATACCGTCAGCTACAGCGACAGCCTCGAGGGAGTGAGGGTTTCGGACTGGAACAACTACGACGGGTTGACCATTGCCTACGGAGACACCTTCACCGATATCGAAGCCATTGAAGGCTCGAAGTTCGATGATCTGATCTATCGCTTCGAAGGGTCGATGATCATTGACGGTTCCGATGGCTACGACACGGTGAGCTACCAATGGAACCCGGGGCCGGTCACCATCGAGATCGGCAGTGGTATCAATGCAGTGGGCGACACCTTTCGCAATGTCGAAAAGATCATCGGCACCAACAATGCAGATCAGTTCACCGCCAACATCGGTGGCGTGACCCTGGCCGGTGGCGGTTGGAACGATGTGTACTTCATCAACAGCACCGGTGTGACCATCGAAGAAGTCGAGGGCTTCATGGGCGGCACCGATCAGGTGTACACCACGCTGTCGGTGATGCACCTGGATCCGTTCGTTGAAAACCTCACGTACACCGGGACCGGCGACTTCACCGGCTACGGCAACGACACCTGGAACACGATCGTTGGCGGCAGTGGCAACGACGTGCTGTTCGGCGGTGCCAAAGGTGATTCCTTCGACGGTGGCGACGGTATCGATGTGCTCAGCTACGGCGACAGCACGGTCGCCATGACGCTGAACTGGGCAACCCGGGAATTCTCGGGGATCGCTGACGGCGATACGTTCCAGAATATCGAGATCATCCGTGGCAGTGACTTCAACGACACCTTTTACGCCAACGGCATGTCCTGGTTTTTTGGCCTGGACGGCGGACAGGGGCAGGATCTGCTCAGTTTCAAATACGCCTTCATGCCGATGACGATCGACCTGAGCGGTGCCGCTTACAAACCTTTGAATTCGGTCCCTGAATACACCGGGATCGAATTGATCGAGGGTAGTCAGTATTTTGATGACTTCATCGGTTCGGCCGGCAATGAAACGTTCATCGGAGGTGGCGGCGGTGATTCGATCGATGGTCGCGATGGCATCGATAACGTCTGGTACCTCACCAGTGCCTCGGCGGTAGAGATCAATCTGCAGACCGGCATCAACCTGGGTGGTGATGCGCAGGGCGATACGCTGACCAATGTCGAAGGCGTGATGGGCAGCCATTTCGACGACACCTTGACCGGCAACGAAGCGGACAACTACCTGGAAGGCGGGCGCGGCAGCGATCTGATCAATGGCGGTGACGGCAACGACGTTATCTACGGCGGCCTGGTGTCCGACATCGGACCGTTCAGCCTCGAAGGTGTGGCCGATAATGCGCAGGCCGATCAGTTGTATGGCGGTGCGGGCGACGATGTGATTGTCGGTGCCGAAAACGATCTGGGTACCAACGCATTCGGTGAGGACGGCAATGACACCGTGACAGTGTTCAACGGCAGCGCCATCGGCGGTATCGGCGACGACGTATTGACCGGCAAGGGCAGCACCTACTCGTTGTTCGGTGGCGAGGGTGACGACCGGTTGATTCTCAACCTTGCCGGCCAGCAGGCCTCCGGTGGTTTCGCCAATGGCGGTGAAGGTGATGACACTTACGTGGTGAATACCTCCGGTCTGGTGGTGATTCAGGACGGCGGCACCAGCCTGAACGACACCCTGATCCTGAACACCATTGCCAATGCCAGCCAGTTGAACGTGACCCGTATCGGCGACGACGCCTATTTGCACAGCGCCAATGACGGCAGCGTCGGTGCGCCGACCAGTGGTGTGAAACTGGCAGGCTGGTATGCGGGCTTCAACAACATCGAGCACATCCAGACCGCGGATGGCCAGGCCTACAGCCTGCCAGCCGCTGCCGACGGGTTTGCCCTGTTCGGTTGA
- a CDS encoding acetyltransferase, which translates to MKMYLLGAANPEAVRMLQAVKRSTPNIEFAFLDNDPRKHGTLFYGVPVVGGSERVAELNGPDVRFVNLITGSTRLRYETTCQLVEAGARLGQFIHPGIDLSMIRMGQGSYLQEGVLMQAEVELGDNTSISAGSVVGHEGRIGHSVFMAPGVCIAGCVEIGDGTFIGTNATILPRLRIGRWVTIGAGAVVTKDVPDFSVVVGNPARIIKNNTVPYPDAKVFK; encoded by the coding sequence GTGAAGATGTATCTGTTGGGCGCCGCCAACCCGGAAGCGGTGCGCATGCTGCAGGCCGTCAAGCGCAGCACGCCGAACATCGAGTTTGCGTTTCTCGATAACGATCCGCGCAAGCACGGCACGCTGTTTTATGGCGTGCCGGTGGTCGGCGGTTCGGAGCGGGTGGCCGAACTCAATGGGCCGGACGTGCGCTTCGTCAATCTGATCACCGGCAGTACCCGTTTACGCTACGAAACCACCTGCCAGTTGGTCGAGGCTGGTGCGCGACTGGGTCAGTTCATCCACCCCGGCATCGACCTGAGCATGATTCGCATGGGGCAGGGCAGTTACCTGCAGGAAGGCGTGTTGATGCAGGCCGAGGTCGAACTCGGTGACAACACCAGCATCAGTGCCGGCAGTGTGGTGGGGCACGAGGGACGGATCGGCCACTCGGTGTTCATGGCGCCCGGCGTCTGTATCGCCGGCTGCGTGGAGATCGGTGACGGCACCTTCATCGGTACCAACGCCACGATCCTGCCGCGTCTGCGCATTGGTCGCTGGGTGACCATCGGCGCGGGTGCCGTGGTGACGAAAGATGTCCCGGATTTTTCGGTCGTGGTGGGCAATCCCGCCAGGATCATCAAGAACAACACGGTGCCTTACCCGGACGCCAAGGTGTTCAAGTAA
- a CDS encoding DegT/DnrJ/EryC1/StrS family aminotransferase, translating into MSRIHYTKPSVGELEAQYALDAVQNGWGARCYEYLTRFEHGFAEHLGATYAIATSSCTGALHMGMAALGVGAGDEVILANTNWIASAAPITYLGATPVFVDVLADSWCLDPQQVRNAISPRTKAILAVHLYGNLCDMDALLAIGKEFGIPVIEDAAEAIGSQWRGKAAGSLGAFGAFSFHGTKTMTTGEGGMFVTSDKALYERVLTLSNHGRVAGSTKQFWPEFVGFKYKMSNLQAAVGCAQVERIEELIERKRAIFANYAQALEGVPGVSLNPEPAHGRNGYWMPTVVFDADTGIHRDQLIAAFQAADIDARVFFWPLSSLPMFSEYVVDTPLAFALPERAFNLPSYHEMTDADQQRVVQVVLDLLASRKAP; encoded by the coding sequence ATGAGCAGAATCCACTACACCAAACCGAGTGTCGGCGAACTCGAAGCGCAATATGCCCTGGATGCCGTGCAGAACGGCTGGGGCGCGCGTTGCTACGAATACCTGACCCGCTTCGAGCACGGCTTCGCCGAGCATCTGGGTGCGACCTATGCAATCGCCACCTCCAGTTGCACCGGGGCCTTGCACATGGGCATGGCGGCATTGGGTGTTGGCGCCGGCGATGAAGTGATCCTGGCCAATACCAACTGGATCGCTTCGGCGGCGCCGATCACTTACCTGGGGGCGACCCCGGTCTTTGTCGATGTGCTGGCCGATAGCTGGTGCCTGGATCCGCAACAGGTCAGAAACGCGATCAGCCCGCGCACCAAAGCCATTCTGGCGGTTCACCTTTACGGCAATCTTTGCGACATGGATGCCTTGCTGGCCATCGGCAAGGAGTTCGGCATTCCCGTGATCGAGGACGCGGCCGAAGCCATCGGTTCGCAATGGCGTGGCAAGGCGGCGGGTTCGCTCGGTGCCTTCGGCGCCTTTTCGTTCCACGGCACCAAGACCATGACTACCGGCGAAGGCGGCATGTTCGTCACCTCGGACAAGGCCTTGTACGAGCGCGTGCTGACCCTGTCCAACCACGGCCGGGTCGCGGGCAGTACCAAGCAGTTCTGGCCGGAATTCGTCGGCTTCAAATACAAGATGAGCAACCTGCAGGCGGCGGTCGGCTGCGCTCAGGTCGAGCGCATCGAAGAGTTGATCGAGCGCAAGCGGGCGATTTTCGCCAACTATGCGCAGGCGCTTGAAGGTGTGCCGGGCGTATCGCTCAATCCGGAACCGGCCCATGGGCGCAATGGTTACTGGATGCCGACCGTGGTGTTCGATGCCGACACCGGCATCCATCGCGATCAGTTGATTGCGGCTTTCCAGGCGGCGGATATCGACGCCCGGGTGTTTTTCTGGCCGCTGTCGTCGCTGCCGATGTTCAGCGAATACGTGGTCGACACCCCGCTGGCGTTCGCGTTGCCCGAGCGTGCCTTCAACCTGCCGAGTTATCACGAAATGACTGACGCCGATCAGCAGCGCGTGGTGCAAGTGGTGCTCGACTTGCTGGCCAGCAGGAAAGCACCGTGA
- the rfbG gene encoding CDP-glucose 4,6-dehydratase has translation MEAMGLSPEFWRGKRVLVTGHTGFKGSWLTLWLQSLGAQVSGFSLDPSTEPSLFELARVHEGINDQRGDLRDLGALLEIIADTEPEIVLHLAAQPLVREGYRDPLGTYSSNVMGTLNLLEAIRQVGCVRACVLVTTDKVYANKEWLWPYREDEALGGHDPYSSSKACCELLAQSYAASFFPADKYAEHGLALATARAGNVLGGGDFAPERLIPDVLKAWSADEPVTLRYPQAVRPWQHALEPLAGYLQLAAGLYEEGPEYAGAWNFGPGETDMCSVGEVVELLANRWPQARGLRIEPSELHEAGLLRLDSSRARQVLGWQPRWSLQQCLTQTLDWHLAWQNGDDMRTVTLGQLNLYRGAL, from the coding sequence ATGGAAGCAATGGGACTGAGTCCGGAATTCTGGCGCGGCAAGCGGGTTCTGGTCACCGGTCACACCGGTTTCAAGGGCAGCTGGCTGACCCTGTGGCTGCAAAGCCTCGGCGCGCAAGTCAGCGGTTTTTCCCTCGACCCGTCGACCGAGCCGAGCCTGTTCGAACTGGCGCGGGTGCACGAAGGCATCAACGACCAGCGTGGCGACCTGCGTGACCTCGGCGCCTTGCTCGAGATCATCGCCGACACCGAGCCTGAGATCGTCCTGCACCTGGCGGCCCAGCCGCTGGTGCGCGAAGGTTATCGCGATCCGCTCGGCACGTATTCCAGCAACGTCATGGGCACCCTGAACCTGCTCGAAGCGATTCGTCAGGTCGGTTGTGTGCGGGCCTGTGTGCTGGTGACCACCGACAAGGTCTACGCCAACAAGGAATGGCTGTGGCCCTACCGCGAAGACGAAGCCCTCGGTGGACACGACCCTTACAGCAGCAGCAAGGCCTGCTGCGAGTTGTTGGCGCAGTCTTATGCCGCGTCGTTCTTTCCGGCCGACAAGTACGCCGAGCACGGCTTGGCCCTGGCCACCGCGCGCGCTGGCAACGTCTTGGGCGGCGGCGACTTCGCCCCTGAGCGCCTGATTCCCGACGTACTGAAAGCCTGGTCGGCCGACGAGCCGGTGACCCTGCGTTACCCGCAAGCCGTGCGCCCATGGCAACACGCGCTGGAGCCGCTGGCCGGCTACCTGCAACTGGCCGCCGGGCTCTACGAAGAAGGCCCGGAATACGCCGGGGCGTGGAACTTCGGCCCGGGCGAAACGGACATGTGCAGCGTCGGCGAAGTGGTCGAACTGCTCGCCAATCGCTGGCCACAGGCCCGTGGTCTGCGCATCGAACCGAGCGAACTGCACGAAGCCGGTCTGCTGCGTCTGGACAGCAGCCGCGCCCGTCAGGTCCTTGGCTGGCAACCGCGCTGGTCGCTGCAGCAATGCCTGACCCAGACCCTCGACTGGCACCTGGCGTGGCAGAACGGCGACGACATGCGCACCGTCACTCTCGGTCAACTGAACCTGTACCGGGGCGCGCTGTGA
- the rfbF gene encoding glucose-1-phosphate cytidylyltransferase produces the protein MKAVILAGGLGTRISEESHLKPKPMIEIGGKPILWHIMKQYSAHGIHDFVICLGYKGYAIKDFFANYFLHTSDVTFDMRENRMDVHQNYSEPWRVTLIDTGEETMTGGRLRRAARYLENEKAFCFTYGDGVSDLNISSLVDFHLTHGKLATVTAVQPPGRYGALNREGDRVLGFTEKPRGDGGWINGGFFVLSPKVLPLIEGDETSWESGPLDGLAERGELMAYQHDGFWQPMDTLRDKNHLEALWQTGEAPWKQWD, from the coding sequence ATGAAGGCAGTTATTTTGGCGGGTGGCCTGGGCACTCGCATCAGTGAAGAGTCGCACCTCAAGCCCAAACCGATGATCGAAATCGGCGGCAAGCCAATTCTCTGGCACATCATGAAACAGTATTCCGCACACGGAATTCATGACTTCGTGATTTGCCTTGGCTACAAGGGCTACGCGATCAAGGACTTCTTCGCCAACTACTTCCTGCACACCTCCGACGTGACGTTCGACATGCGTGAAAACCGCATGGACGTTCACCAGAACTACAGCGAGCCGTGGCGCGTGACGCTGATCGACACCGGTGAGGAAACCATGACCGGTGGCCGTCTGCGCCGCGCCGCACGCTATCTGGAAAACGAAAAAGCCTTCTGCTTCACTTATGGCGACGGTGTCTCGGACCTGAACATCAGCTCGTTGGTGGATTTCCACCTGACCCACGGTAAGTTGGCGACTGTCACCGCCGTACAGCCGCCGGGACGTTACGGCGCGCTGAACCGTGAAGGCGATCGCGTACTGGGGTTCACTGAAAAACCCCGTGGCGACGGTGGCTGGATCAATGGCGGATTCTTTGTGTTGTCGCCGAAAGTCCTGCCGCTGATCGAAGGCGACGAGACGTCGTGGGAGTCCGGTCCGCTGGATGGCCTGGCCGAGCGTGGCGAGCTGATGGCTTATCAGCACGACGGTTTCTGGCAACCGATGGATACCCTGCGCGACAAGAATCACCTCGAAGCGCTGTGGCAGACCGGGGAGGCCCCATGGAAGCAATGGGACTGA
- a CDS encoding cephalosporin hydroxylase family protein produces MNPHEQFREEVKANIEGLQEDKALQTESLDWVATTAKHKYTYNFSWMGRPIIQFPQDMVAMQEIIWNLRPDVIVETGIAHGGSLVFYASILELIGHGEVLGVDIDIRQHNREAIEAHPMFKRISMIQGSSIDTAIVDQVRERVQGKKVLVVLDSNHTHEHVLEELRLYAPMVSVGSYCVVMDTVVEDMPEDAFPDRPWGKGDNPKTAVWAYLEENRDFEIDQAIHSKLLITVAPDGYLRRVR; encoded by the coding sequence ATGAATCCACATGAGCAGTTTCGCGAAGAAGTAAAAGCCAACATCGAAGGCCTGCAGGAAGACAAGGCACTGCAAACCGAGTCCCTGGACTGGGTCGCCACCACTGCCAAACACAAATACACCTACAACTTCAGCTGGATGGGCCGGCCGATCATTCAGTTCCCGCAGGACATGGTCGCCATGCAGGAAATCATCTGGAACCTGCGTCCGGACGTGATCGTTGAAACCGGTATTGCCCACGGCGGTTCGCTGGTGTTCTACGCCTCGATCCTGGAACTGATCGGCCACGGCGAAGTGCTGGGTGTCGACATCGATATCCGCCAGCACAACCGCGAAGCCATCGAAGCGCACCCGATGTTCAAGCGGATCAGCATGATCCAGGGTTCGAGCATCGACACCGCGATTGTCGACCAGGTGCGTGAACGCGTGCAGGGCAAGAAAGTGCTGGTGGTGCTGGACTCCAACCACACCCACGAGCACGTCCTCGAAGAGCTGCGCCTGTACGCACCGATGGTTTCGGTGGGCAGCTACTGCGTGGTCATGGACACCGTGGTCGAAGACATGCCGGAAGACGCGTTCCCGGATCGTCCGTGGGGCAAGGGTGACAACCCGAAAACTGCCGTGTGGGCGTACCTGGAAGAGAACCGTGATTTCGAAATCGATCAGGCCATACACAGCAAGTTGCTGATCACAGTCGCGCCGGATGGTTATCTGCGCCGCGTACGTTAA
- a CDS encoding class I SAM-dependent methyltransferase has translation MNCRGCAAPLSLPLIDLGTSPPSNAYVHADRLEQAEHWVPLKVAVCQQCWLVQTEDYTSADSLFDAEYAYFSSFSSTWLAHAERYVAEMVERFGLTADSRVVEVAANDGYLLQYVAGRGIQCLGVEPTRSTAQAAREKGLEIRELFFGRDTAAQLKSEGWGADLMAANNVLAHVPDINDFLGGFAALLKPTGVATFEFPQLLTLMAGAQFDTLYHEHYSYLSLTAVQTLCERNGLEVFDVSPLTTHGGSLRVFVQRKDGERRAVQPAVQQQLQAELDAGVKTAGYYATLAPAAENIKHQLLRFLLQAKAEGKRVVGYGAAAKGNTLLNYAGVRADLLAWVADANPHKQGKFLPGSRIPIVAPERIAQERPDYILVLPWNLLSEVTQQLAEAKTWGARFVVAVPELSIQ, from the coding sequence ATGAACTGCCGTGGGTGCGCCGCACCGCTGAGCCTGCCGCTGATTGACCTCGGCACCTCGCCACCGTCCAACGCCTACGTGCACGCCGATCGGCTGGAACAGGCCGAACATTGGGTGCCATTGAAGGTCGCCGTGTGCCAGCAATGCTGGTTGGTCCAGACCGAGGATTACACCAGCGCCGACAGCCTGTTCGATGCCGAGTACGCCTACTTCAGTTCGTTCTCCAGCACCTGGCTGGCCCATGCCGAACGCTATGTGGCCGAGATGGTCGAGCGCTTTGGCCTGACGGCTGACAGCCGCGTGGTGGAAGTCGCCGCCAACGACGGTTACCTGCTGCAGTACGTAGCCGGTCGCGGTATCCAGTGCCTGGGCGTCGAGCCGACTCGCAGCACCGCGCAGGCAGCGCGGGAAAAAGGCCTGGAGATTCGTGAACTGTTCTTCGGTCGCGACACCGCAGCACAGTTGAAAAGCGAAGGCTGGGGCGCCGATCTGATGGCCGCCAACAACGTGCTGGCCCACGTGCCGGACATCAACGACTTCCTCGGTGGTTTCGCCGCGCTGCTCAAGCCGACCGGCGTTGCCACCTTCGAATTCCCGCAACTGCTGACGCTGATGGCCGGCGCGCAGTTCGACACGCTGTACCACGAGCACTATTCCTACCTGTCCCTGACCGCCGTGCAAACGCTGTGCGAGCGCAACGGTCTGGAAGTGTTCGACGTCAGCCCGTTGACCACCCATGGCGGATCGTTGCGGGTGTTCGTGCAGCGCAAGGATGGCGAACGCCGTGCCGTGCAACCGGCGGTTCAGCAGCAGTTGCAGGCCGAACTCGACGCTGGCGTGAAAACCGCCGGGTACTACGCGACGCTGGCGCCGGCTGCCGAAAACATCAAGCACCAGCTGCTGCGCTTCCTGTTGCAGGCCAAGGCCGAGGGCAAGCGTGTGGTCGGTTATGGCGCGGCAGCCAAGGGCAACACCTTGCTCAACTACGCCGGCGTGAGAGCGGATCTGTTGGCGTGGGTCGCCGATGCCAACCCGCACAAACAGGGCAAATTCCTGCCGGGCAGCCGCATTCCGATCGTGGCACCCGAGCGCATTGCGCAAGAGCGGCCGGACTACATTCTGGTTCTGCCCTGGAACCTGTTGAGCGAAGTGACGCAACAACTGGCCGAAGCCAAAACATGGGGTGCACGCTTTGTCGTCGCCGTTCCGGAGTTGAGCATTCAATGA